The proteins below are encoded in one region of Candidatus Flexicrinis proximus:
- a CDS encoding FHA domain-containing protein, with product MKRFLLIVFALCLLSATTFAQQSARITLVDAPTVSEDRISLGVRVTGVDPRQLAALTAANFSVSEPFIDLQVAAEPRLPLTLGVLVNLSVNSELPLLQGTLRAYFDSYYREGDEVTFMLLTGRAPSVVSAANRAEVDAVIDSMAVSQIYFSVGDALSEFAGILSDAQAAAPERVVLGLLVTAFINNAGEVPSADSFAEVGIPLHVVQAHNFREGFTENLREMATRGGGIFVNNQAGALVTGDTPAPVGALKVLFDAIESTRLIFGVSYTSNAIDLTLEPSITLTLQVSADEVLGLPFTYQRQFDPPVVEFANPSLSAARRPSRLDAGGTAFDVDGQDVAVFIRYPDSAPRSIKSLELQVTDIGRSAVVQSLFLVDPQPDTDGAYHVRWDLSDYVSPGTNTPVSIVVSVTDELGLIGRAEQTSGVTVAALPPLPTSTPLPPTATFTPVPPTLVPTAIPPTAVPTTQPTVAQGLFEAGQNTLLGRTLPISVEDLAVALSIITVALVGITAALLLRIRRIRRQYRTHIPMYSDSRMEIPTPLPSGDAPQPSGDAQPNRVLGRLIVKRGLPKQEIPINATEFVVGRTAGEGIQYAIDAPFISPRHCMITFRNNRFLIRDLGSKNGTFVNGERILPERDTIVPNGSEVEITRQVVFELWDPDTVVRVDYQMDDARTERLNSRISTTTADSVSFPSALGIRAADDDDGEIGEDYSPV from the coding sequence ATGAAGCGGTTCCTCCTGATTGTGTTTGCGCTTTGTCTGCTTTCTGCAACGACCTTCGCCCAGCAGTCTGCCCGGATTACGCTGGTCGATGCGCCCACGGTATCTGAGGATCGGATTTCCCTGGGCGTCCGCGTCACCGGTGTCGATCCGCGCCAGCTTGCAGCCCTGACAGCCGCGAATTTCTCCGTCAGTGAGCCGTTCATCGACCTTCAGGTTGCCGCCGAACCCCGTCTGCCGCTGACGCTCGGTGTCCTCGTCAACCTCAGCGTGAACAGCGAACTCCCGCTGCTCCAGGGCACGCTCCGCGCCTACTTCGACTCGTACTACCGTGAAGGCGACGAGGTCACCTTCATGCTCCTCACCGGCCGCGCGCCGTCAGTCGTTTCCGCTGCGAACAGGGCCGAGGTCGACGCAGTGATCGACTCCATGGCCGTCTCGCAGATCTATTTCAGTGTCGGCGACGCCCTGAGCGAATTTGCCGGTATTCTTTCAGACGCACAGGCCGCCGCGCCGGAGCGCGTGGTGCTTGGCTTGCTTGTCACCGCCTTTATCAACAACGCCGGCGAGGTGCCCAGTGCCGACAGCTTCGCTGAAGTGGGCATCCCGCTTCACGTCGTTCAGGCACATAACTTCCGCGAAGGCTTCACAGAAAATCTCCGTGAGATGGCTACTCGTGGCGGCGGCATTTTCGTCAATAATCAGGCTGGCGCGCTGGTCACCGGCGATACTCCCGCTCCTGTCGGCGCGCTGAAAGTCCTTTTTGACGCCATCGAGAGCACGCGTCTCATATTCGGTGTCAGCTATACCTCAAACGCGATTGATCTGACCCTTGAGCCGTCGATTACGCTCACGTTGCAGGTGAGCGCTGACGAGGTTCTCGGCCTTCCGTTCACCTATCAGCGCCAGTTTGATCCGCCTGTCGTCGAATTCGCCAATCCGTCACTGAGCGCCGCCCGCCGTCCCAGCCGCCTCGATGCAGGCGGCACGGCCTTTGACGTTGATGGGCAGGATGTCGCCGTCTTCATCCGCTATCCCGACTCCGCGCCGCGCAGCATCAAATCGCTGGAGCTTCAGGTCACCGATATCGGCCGCAGTGCCGTGGTCCAATCCCTGTTCCTGGTCGATCCGCAGCCTGATACCGACGGAGCCTATCACGTCCGTTGGGACTTGAGCGACTATGTTTCTCCGGGCACCAATACGCCGGTGTCCATCGTCGTCTCGGTGACTGACGAATTAGGCCTGATTGGACGAGCGGAGCAGACTTCCGGCGTTACGGTCGCTGCCTTGCCGCCGCTCCCCACATCGACACCCCTCCCGCCCACGGCCACCTTCACGCCTGTGCCGCCCACGCTGGTGCCGACCGCAATCCCGCCGACGGCCGTTCCTACCACGCAGCCGACCGTGGCACAGGGGCTCTTCGAGGCCGGTCAGAATACACTGCTCGGCCGCACGTTGCCGATTAGCGTTGAAGACCTCGCGGTGGCCCTTTCGATCATCACGGTGGCGCTTGTCGGTATCACAGCGGCTCTCCTGCTGCGTATCCGCCGAATCCGCCGTCAGTATCGCACACACATCCCCATGTATTCCGACTCGCGCATGGAGATACCCACACCCTTGCCATCCGGCGATGCCCCGCAGCCATCTGGCGACGCGCAGCCAAACCGGGTCCTCGGCCGCCTGATCGTCAAGCGAGGTCTGCCCAAGCAGGAAATCCCGATCAATGCCACCGAATTTGTCGTCGGACGAACCGCGGGTGAGGGTATTCAGTACGCCATCGACGCACCCTTCATCAGCCCGCGTCATTGTATGATCACTTTCCGCAACAATCGCTTCCTCATCCGCGATCTCGGCAGCAAAAACGGCACCTTCGTCAATGGTGAGCGGATTTTGCCTGAACGCGATACTATTGTGCCTAATGGCTCCGAAGTGGAAATCACTCGCCAAGTTGTATTTGAGTTGTGGGATCCTGATACGGTCGTTCGTGTCGACTATCAGATGGACGACGCGCGAACTGAGCGGCTCAACAGCCGTATCTCGACCACCACGGCAGACAGTGTGAGTTTCCCGTCTGCGCTCGGTATCCGCGCCGCGGATGACGACGACGGAGAGATCGGGGAGGACTACAGCCCGGTCTAA
- a CDS encoding protein kinase yields the protein MPDGMIGKTIEHYRIDFMLGQGGMAAVYRATDLRLQRQVAIKLMHPHLAVQQSFQRRFLQEARAAAKLDHPNIIRVLSFNNLNNDLFIIMELVTGGNLRHYIKRLYEESRAMEYPEAIELVHQLTLALDYAHRQGMIHRDIKPDNVLLKPDSSGQRLNYRPILTDFGLAKLTASSDTAVTDQQPIGTYPYMSPEQCLAESVDPRSDIYSMGVLLYELTVGRLPYNPRSIAEAVRFHTREPLPMPSNLRSGFPADLERVIVRSLQKEPDQRFQSAAEFANALQSMLRPVAPQPLPPAPVLPPRINDPAEGAIITDLTTAPMAQPLPAVIPPNTPQPLTTSELRAQDRLVFYSPAHATFVVPFGDRETLLVGRRGDQDVRLQGEKVSREHLVVERKPNGRFTVTAHQSTNPTYLDNQKLDPDVPVILRPGMTVRLGDYWMQIEQRSVIESELDQFDIPRTPNSNRLDASLEVPVVEQPTPPPVMFDFEQTPPPTATEHPPVAPPAVASPPVPIESRPAVPRTPVPQPLAPPPAEDKSFTQEFLVEGAPRGVERKLTPPSAQDAVPTDVPPTGLLTVPPHFTPPQAAPDQVGFDRLIFFSETRPTITASLKKERMTIGRGGGVDISIDDPAISRRHARIERLGDGRVVIYDTKSRSGILQDGIRLPLEEPIRLEAEKPLRIGSYWLMFEPRRRIPINLLSGVPSVGTQEMDDLNKTVQMVKPLDAEMPHYSPPPLSIDLQGSDRLIFFSEDHPIQVIKLDSEIITIGRGEGQNIQLDGKRVSREHALLELKSDGNLYITDKKSANGTWAGDTLLVSNTQVLWEKNEILRIGNYWVKFEQGNRIFDPLSIGSERDQRRLVGTRVKNYRIDRFVGQNNVSAVYKATELPLDRIVALKIMHPNLAAEEARKQRFLQESRMLSRLDHPNIIRVLSYDNVDNELFMVMEYVAGPSLRKNIADTKAANKQFSVKDAVNLIVQIADGLHYAHQQGMIHRSLKPENVVLRQAAVIGPIVSYTPVMTDFSVAQYSESGEIFITDKPDMEYAYLSPETCLGERVDIRTNLYELGVVLYEMLVGHPPFQPRSIAEAIRMHTHERIRPPSDSRADIPDGLEKILMRMLDRNPNNRYQTAIEVSRSLQRIIAPEQGAASAADPSVVLDDLLTSVMLKPLPDEMPRPTRVPSYSGSRVDQLVFYSEDNPTKVIPFDRPVITVGRASDQDIVLTGDKVSRRHVRIERGVGDNYRVIDLGSKNGTYLGDYKLVRGVAETWDKTESLRLGNYWIRIESPRRPEDLEAGRGNGRSPYETRVGDDRLTAVPAPALPPPPLEPEKIGVVIGAAQLSVVPGQTVSLPVEIINRSDVVDHFKVEALGLPPGWVTQPSQPLYLLPNTRDSVSITFHPPMNSTSAAGGHAVEVRVSARAQGLKSSGQQVALDVTPYYTYTIDLEPERIKRRGRTEMVIRNTGNTTAKYTIQTKDREQMVRFEVSGTQYTLAPGQAEYVPIRIWPRRRHLFGQTAIYPFEITVVPTPTEQSGGLQTRTGELQVPSRLPTWIIGGCLLLLVACGLIGAFVGTQVVNLWNNQTATAANFTAIVAATNAAATPTAQALADDDGDGLSNLRETELGTLPDNADTDQDGLTDSQEVLVYSTNPLKQDTDEDGLADGAEISAASNPLSQDSDGDEIMDNEDPFPVMRATPTITPQPTIPGTVGDICPGSPSPSRVAVGMQALVEEGGVNNRVRSDPLVAEDNIVGEMPPGVFFIIIDGPKCDEELQLRWWKVQYEAIEGWTAEGEGDEYYIAPPGLEEEGGEEAPPEEDPAEVEALSNPVRVSSLRPAMMGIQANWYVSPDQWQQVLDYAGPVGVGWIKLQADWGVLEPSPGQLGENFGLFASAIRDAKSRGYRVLVSVAKAPTWARTGSTGLDGPPDDPADLAAFLTAMLDEVGGQIDAIEVWNEPNVRREWDTQALEFNGAGYMQLFAAAYDAIRAFPRPITVITAGLAPTATGSHSINDRAYLRQMYRAGLEDFKDISVGVHPYSWSNAPEERCCDPSGAGWDDQRQFFMLDTLASYRAIMREYNHTFRKLWATEFGWATWQDLPATAPESWMTHLTADQQADYILDAFRIAQGLDFMGPMFLWNLNFANTQTVQANTEYVGYSLLYSVSETTVVERPVYRALVEKREVLGGTR from the coding sequence ATGCCCGACGGCATGATCGGCAAGACCATCGAGCATTACCGCATTGACTTCATGCTTGGTCAAGGCGGGATGGCCGCGGTATACCGCGCCACCGACCTCCGCTTACAGCGCCAGGTCGCGATCAAGCTCATGCACCCCCACCTGGCGGTTCAGCAGAGCTTCCAGCGCCGCTTCCTTCAGGAAGCCCGCGCTGCGGCAAAACTCGACCATCCAAATATCATCCGGGTCCTCTCGTTCAATAATCTCAACAATGACCTGTTCATCATCATGGAATTGGTCACGGGTGGCAATCTGCGCCACTACATCAAGCGGCTGTACGAAGAAAGCCGCGCTATGGAGTATCCCGAAGCCATCGAGCTTGTCCATCAGCTCACGCTGGCGCTCGATTACGCCCATCGCCAGGGCATGATCCACCGCGACATCAAGCCGGATAATGTGCTCCTCAAGCCCGATTCGTCCGGCCAGCGTCTGAATTACCGGCCAATTTTGACCGACTTTGGCCTTGCCAAGCTGACCGCAAGCAGCGATACCGCCGTCACCGATCAGCAGCCCATCGGCACCTATCCTTACATGTCGCCTGAACAGTGTCTGGCCGAATCGGTCGATCCCCGTAGCGACATCTACTCGATGGGCGTTCTGCTCTACGAACTGACCGTGGGCCGCCTGCCGTATAACCCCCGGTCAATCGCTGAGGCCGTGCGCTTTCATACGCGTGAACCGCTGCCGATGCCGTCAAATCTTCGCAGCGGCTTTCCTGCGGACCTTGAACGGGTTATCGTCAGGTCTCTGCAGAAGGAACCCGACCAGCGCTTTCAGAGCGCGGCGGAATTCGCCAACGCCCTGCAGTCCATGCTGCGCCCCGTTGCGCCGCAGCCGCTCCCTCCCGCCCCTGTGCTCCCGCCGCGGATCAATGATCCGGCTGAAGGTGCGATCATTACCGATCTCACCACCGCGCCGATGGCTCAGCCCCTTCCCGCGGTCATTCCGCCCAATACACCTCAGCCCCTGACCACTTCGGAACTTCGCGCCCAGGATCGGCTGGTCTTCTACAGCCCGGCCCATGCCACCTTTGTCGTACCCTTCGGCGACCGCGAGACCTTGCTGGTTGGCCGCCGCGGTGATCAGGACGTCAGGTTGCAGGGCGAAAAGGTGAGCCGCGAACACCTCGTGGTCGAACGCAAGCCTAACGGTCGTTTTACGGTTACCGCGCACCAGTCGACCAACCCGACATATCTCGACAACCAGAAGCTGGATCCGGATGTACCCGTGATTCTGCGCCCCGGCATGACCGTGCGCCTCGGTGACTACTGGATGCAGATCGAGCAGCGATCAGTGATCGAATCCGAACTCGATCAGTTCGACATCCCCCGGACCCCGAACTCGAACCGGCTAGACGCCTCGCTGGAAGTGCCTGTTGTCGAGCAGCCCACGCCGCCGCCAGTCATGTTCGACTTCGAGCAGACCCCGCCACCAACAGCAACCGAGCACCCGCCTGTCGCTCCACCAGCCGTGGCTTCACCGCCTGTTCCAATCGAATCCCGCCCCGCGGTGCCGCGAACCCCGGTTCCTCAGCCGCTGGCGCCTCCGCCGGCCGAAGACAAGTCCTTTACGCAGGAATTTCTCGTCGAGGGCGCGCCGCGCGGTGTTGAACGTAAACTGACGCCGCCTTCGGCTCAGGACGCGGTCCCGACCGATGTGCCTCCAACCGGCCTCCTCACTGTTCCGCCGCACTTCACGCCGCCACAGGCTGCTCCGGATCAGGTGGGCTTTGACCGCCTGATCTTCTTCAGCGAGACGCGTCCGACCATTACCGCGTCGCTCAAAAAGGAACGCATGACCATCGGGCGTGGAGGGGGTGTCGATATTTCCATCGACGACCCGGCGATCTCGCGTCGGCATGCCCGCATTGAACGCCTCGGTGATGGCCGTGTCGTTATTTACGACACCAAATCGCGCAGCGGCATATTGCAGGATGGCATCCGTCTGCCCCTGGAAGAACCGATCCGCCTTGAGGCCGAAAAACCGCTGCGGATCGGCTCGTACTGGCTGATGTTTGAGCCTCGCCGCCGTATTCCCATTAACCTGCTCTCAGGCGTCCCAAGCGTTGGCACTCAGGAAATGGACGATCTCAACAAGACCGTCCAGATGGTCAAGCCGCTCGATGCGGAAATGCCGCATTATTCTCCGCCGCCGCTCTCGATTGACCTGCAAGGCAGTGACCGCCTGATCTTTTTCAGCGAAGATCACCCAATCCAGGTGATTAAACTCGATTCGGAAATCATCACCATTGGCCGCGGCGAGGGCCAGAATATCCAGCTCGACGGCAAGCGCGTCAGCCGCGAACACGCCTTACTGGAACTCAAATCCGACGGAAATCTGTATATCACGGACAAGAAGTCGGCGAACGGGACGTGGGCGGGGGACACCCTGCTTGTTTCCAACACCCAGGTGCTGTGGGAAAAGAACGAAATCCTGCGCATCGGCAATTACTGGGTCAAGTTCGAGCAGGGCAACCGCATCTTTGACCCGCTCAGTATCGGCAGTGAGCGCGATCAGCGCCGTCTCGTTGGAACCCGCGTCAAGAACTACCGCATCGACCGTTTTGTCGGCCAGAACAACGTATCAGCGGTTTACAAGGCTACTGAGCTTCCGCTTGATCGCATCGTAGCGCTCAAGATCATGCACCCGAACCTGGCCGCGGAAGAAGCGCGTAAGCAGCGTTTCCTCCAGGAATCGCGCATGCTCAGCCGCCTCGACCACCCGAACATCATTCGTGTGTTGTCATATGACAACGTCGATAACGAGCTGTTCATGGTGATGGAATATGTCGCTGGCCCCAGCCTGCGCAAGAACATCGCCGATACCAAGGCCGCCAACAAGCAGTTCTCTGTAAAAGATGCCGTCAACCTGATCGTTCAGATTGCCGACGGCCTGCATTACGCGCACCAGCAGGGCATGATCCATCGCTCGCTGAAACCGGAAAACGTTGTGTTGCGCCAGGCCGCCGTGATCGGCCCGATTGTCAGCTATACGCCGGTGATGACTGATTTTAGCGTCGCCCAGTACTCCGAAAGCGGCGAAATCTTTATCACCGATAAGCCGGACATGGAATACGCCTACCTGTCGCCCGAGACCTGCCTCGGCGAACGCGTCGACATCCGCACCAACCTCTACGAATTGGGTGTTGTGCTGTACGAGATGCTCGTCGGCCATCCCCCGTTCCAGCCCCGCTCGATCGCTGAAGCCATCCGGATGCACACACATGAGCGCATCCGGCCGCCCAGCGACTCCCGCGCCGATATTCCTGACGGCCTCGAAAAAATCCTGATGCGGATGTTGGATCGCAATCCCAACAACCGCTACCAGACGGCTATCGAGGTCTCGCGGAGCCTGCAGCGCATCATTGCCCCTGAGCAGGGTGCTGCCAGCGCCGCTGACCCGAGCGTTGTCCTTGACGATTTGTTGACCTCCGTCATGCTTAAGCCGTTGCCGGACGAGATGCCGCGTCCGACCCGTGTGCCCAGTTACAGCGGTTCGCGCGTCGATCAGCTCGTCTTCTACTCTGAGGACAACCCGACCAAGGTCATCCCGTTTGATCGCCCTGTGATCACCGTGGGCCGCGCCTCGGATCAGGATATCGTGCTCACCGGCGATAAGGTGAGCCGCCGCCATGTCCGTATCGAACGCGGTGTCGGCGACAATTACCGCGTCATTGATCTTGGCAGCAAGAACGGCACCTATCTTGGCGATTACAAACTCGTCCGTGGTGTGGCCGAGACTTGGGACAAAACCGAGTCCTTGCGCCTTGGCAATTATTGGATCCGTATTGAATCGCCGCGCAGGCCCGAAGACCTCGAAGCCGGCCGTGGCAACGGGCGCAGTCCCTATGAGACTCGCGTTGGCGATGACCGTCTGACGGCTGTCCCCGCCCCAGCGTTACCGCCGCCGCCGCTTGAGCCAGAGAAGATTGGCGTTGTCATTGGCGCCGCTCAGCTTAGCGTTGTGCCGGGGCAGACGGTGAGCCTGCCGGTCGAGATCATCAACCGTTCCGATGTCGTCGACCACTTCAAGGTCGAGGCCCTTGGCCTTCCTCCAGGCTGGGTGACACAGCCCTCGCAGCCGCTGTATTTGCTGCCCAATACCCGTGACTCGGTTTCCATCACCTTCCATCCGCCGATGAACTCGACCAGCGCCGCTGGCGGCCATGCGGTCGAGGTGCGCGTCAGTGCGCGTGCCCAGGGTCTCAAGTCGTCAGGCCAGCAGGTCGCCCTCGACGTCACGCCCTATTACACCTACACCATTGACCTTGAACCCGAGCGGATCAAGCGGCGCGGTCGCACGGAAATGGTCATCAGGAATACCGGCAATACGACCGCCAAGTACACCATCCAGACCAAAGACCGCGAGCAGATGGTCCGCTTCGAGGTCAGCGGTACGCAGTACACCCTCGCGCCGGGGCAGGCCGAGTACGTCCCAATTCGAATTTGGCCGCGCCGCCGGCATCTCTTCGGCCAGACTGCCATCTATCCCTTCGAGATTACAGTCGTTCCCACCCCGACCGAACAAAGCGGCGGCCTGCAGACCCGCACCGGCGAGCTTCAAGTCCCGTCTCGCCTTCCGACCTGGATCATAGGCGGCTGTTTGCTGCTCCTGGTTGCCTGTGGCCTGATCGGTGCATTTGTCGGCACGCAGGTCGTAAACCTCTGGAACAACCAGACGGCGACCGCCGCTAACTTCACGGCGATAGTAGCGGCAACCAACGCGGCTGCCACCCCGACCGCGCAGGCACTGGCTGACGATGACGGTGACGGTCTCAGCAATCTGCGTGAAACTGAACTTGGCACGCTGCCGGACAATGCGGATACCGATCAGGACGGGTTGACCGACAGTCAGGAGGTACTGGTCTACAGCACCAACCCCCTGAAACAAGACACCGATGAGGATGGATTGGCCGACGGCGCCGAAATCAGCGCGGCGTCAAATCCGTTGAGCCAGGACAGTGACGGCGACGAGATCATGGACAACGAAGATCCGTTCCCCGTGATGCGCGCCACGCCGACCATCACGCCGCAGCCGACCATTCCCGGCACGGTTGGCGATATTTGCCCCGGCTCGCCCAGCCCCTCGCGCGTCGCTGTCGGCATGCAGGCGCTGGTCGAAGAGGGTGGGGTCAACAACCGCGTCCGCTCCGACCCGCTGGTTGCTGAGGACAATATCGTCGGCGAAATGCCGCCGGGCGTCTTCTTCATCATCATCGATGGCCCCAAGTGCGACGAAGAACTACAGCTTCGCTGGTGGAAAGTTCAGTACGAAGCGATTGAAGGCTGGACAGCGGAAGGCGAAGGTGACGAATACTACATCGCCCCGCCGGGTCTTGAAGAAGAGGGCGGCGAAGAAGCCCCACCTGAAGAAGACCCCGCCGAAGTCGAAGCGCTCTCAAATCCTGTGAGGGTATCTAGTCTCAGACCGGCGATGATGGGGATCCAGGCCAACTGGTATGTCTCCCCGGATCAATGGCAGCAGGTGCTCGACTATGCCGGCCCGGTGGGCGTGGGTTGGATCAAGCTGCAGGCCGACTGGGGCGTGCTCGAACCGTCGCCCGGCCAGTTGGGCGAGAATTTCGGCCTCTTTGCCAGCGCAATCCGCGATGCCAAATCGCGCGGCTACCGCGTGCTGGTTAGCGTTGCCAAAGCACCTACCTGGGCGCGCACGGGGTCGACGGGTCTCGATGGCCCGCCCGATGATCCTGCCGATCTCGCCGCGTTCTTAACTGCCATGCTCGATGAAGTCGGCGGTCAGATCGACGCCATCGAAGTCTGGAACGAGCCGAATGTCCGCCGTGAGTGGGACACGCAGGCGCTGGAATTCAACGGCGCCGGCTATATGCAGCTTTTCGCCGCCGCCTATGACGCCATTCGTGCTTTTCCCCGTCCGATCACCGTCATCACCGCCGGCCTTGCGCCGACCGCAACCGGTAGCCACAGCATCAATGACCGTGCCTATTTGCGGCAGATGTACCGTGCTGGACTGGAAGACTTCAAGGATATTTCCGTCGGCGTCCATCCCTATAGCTGGAGCAACGCGCCCGAAGAACGCTGCTGTGACCCGTCTGGCGCCGGCTGGGACGATCAGCGCCAGTTCTTCATGCTCGACACGCTGGCCTCCTACCGTGCCATTATGCGCGAATATAATCACACCTTCCGCAAGCTCTGGGCGACCGAGTTCGGCTGGGCGACATGGCAGGATCTCCCTGCGACTGCGCCTGAATCATGGATGACCCATCTCACGGCGGACCAGCAGGCCGACTATATCCTCGACGCCTTCAGGATCGCTCAGGGACTCGACTTCATGGGGCCGATGTTCCTGTGGAATCTGAATTTCGCCAATACCCAGACCGTTCAGGCCAACACCGAATACGTCGGCTACAGCCTGCTGTACTCTGTCTCGGAGACCACCGTCGTCGAACGCCCAGTGTACCGGGCACTGGTCGAAAAGCGTGAAGTCCTGGGAGGTACAAGATGA
- a CDS encoding DUF4157 domain-containing protein, protein MSDQAHDNELVRKTTARTPDAAPDTTPDVNPLTKLQRMIGNRAVQRLMMSNGSVIQTKLTVTAANDAYESEADAVADQVVRKVQAPQVQRADEDELQAKRDIQRAQEEDEMMMKRDIQRVQEEDELQAKRDIQRVQEEDELQAKRDIQRVQEEDELQAKRDIQRAQEEDEIQAKRIQRSSSEDMMGSFNVGGDFEKSLSSARGGGQSIDSGTRGKLEGAMGADFSNVRIHEGKQADALNNSIQAKAFTTGSDIFFRSGEYNPSSSDGQKLLAHELTHTIQQGAVNTKRDDGKS, encoded by the coding sequence ATGTCCGACCAGGCCCACGACAATGAGCTAGTTCGCAAGACGACGGCCCGGACTCCCGACGCCGCCCCGGACACGACGCCTGACGTCAATCCGCTGACCAAACTGCAGCGCATGATTGGCAACCGCGCAGTGCAGCGATTGATGATGTCCAATGGCAGTGTCATCCAGACCAAGCTGACCGTGACAGCGGCGAATGATGCCTATGAGAGCGAGGCGGATGCCGTCGCTGATCAGGTCGTTCGCAAGGTTCAGGCTCCGCAGGTTCAGCGTGCCGACGAAGATGAACTTCAGGCCAAACGCGACATTCAGCGCGCTCAGGAAGAAGACGAAATGATGATGAAGCGCGACATTCAGCGCGTACAGGAAGAAGACGAACTTCAGGCCAAGCGCGATATCCAGCGCGTACAGGAAGAAGACGAGCTTCAGGCCAAGCGTGATATCCAGCGCGTTCAGGAAGAAGACGAGCTTCAGGCCAAGCGCGATATTCAGCGCGCTCAGGAAGAGGACGAGATCCAGGCCAAGCGCATCCAGCGCAGCTCCAGCGAAGATATGATGGGGTCCTTCAACGTCGGTGGTGATTTCGAAAAATCGTTGTCTTCGGCCCGCGGCGGCGGCCAGTCAATCGACTCGGGAACACGCGGTAAGCTGGAAGGCGCAATGGGCGCCGACTTCAGCAACGTTCGCATTCATGAAGGTAAACAGGCCGACGCGCTGAATAACAGTATCCAGGCTAAGGCTTTCACGACCGGCAGTGACATCTTCTTCCGCTCGGGAGAATACAATCCCTCCAGCTCCGATGGCCAGAAGCTCCTTGCGCACGAACTCACCCACACCATTCAGCAGGGCGCCGTCAACACTAAGCGCGACGACGGCAAGAGCTAG
- a CDS encoding FHA domain-containing protein, with protein sequence MDEIKALFRISGPDLDTDEVLVGRQGLRAGRGVDNSLVLNHREISRQHMRIIWRDDDTYLVEDLNSSNGVFFNEARIPSRVPQELSVGDTIRLGPFLLTLERLVFTQRAVAAPRLIDGELPPPIADDNVAVGHPIGVPRDRSSWLQYLPAIYSDDEFMGRFLLIFESLLAPIVWRIDSIDLYFSPETAPQEWLQWIGSWFDILIVPELPDARQREIVRQIGWLFLRRGTKAGLERLLELYFGVSPEIIEDAPCHFVVRLPISQSAHQLGPDLADRLIDSQRPAFASYRLEIV encoded by the coding sequence ATGGACGAAATCAAAGCGCTGTTCCGCATTTCAGGCCCGGACCTGGATACCGACGAGGTCCTCGTCGGGCGTCAGGGGCTGCGTGCAGGGCGCGGCGTGGACAATTCCCTCGTGCTTAACCACCGCGAGATCAGCCGGCAGCACATGCGGATCATCTGGCGCGACGACGATACCTACCTCGTCGAAGACCTCAACAGCAGCAATGGCGTCTTCTTCAACGAAGCGCGCATCCCGTCTCGTGTGCCTCAGGAACTAAGCGTTGGCGATACCATCCGCCTTGGTCCGTTTCTACTGACCCTTGAGCGCCTGGTCTTTACCCAGCGGGCCGTTGCTGCGCCGCGCCTGATCGATGGCGAACTGCCCCCGCCCATCGCCGATGACAATGTCGCTGTGGGCCATCCTATCGGTGTCCCGCGCGATCGCTCGTCCTGGCTTCAGTACCTCCCGGCGATCTACAGTGACGACGAGTTTATGGGACGCTTCCTCCTGATCTTCGAGTCGCTCCTGGCTCCGATTGTCTGGCGCATCGACAGCATCGACCTCTACTTTTCGCCTGAAACTGCACCCCAGGAATGGCTTCAGTGGATCGGCAGCTGGTTCGACATTCTGATCGTTCCTGAACTGCCTGATGCCCGCCAGCGCGAGATTGTCCGCCAGATCGGTTGGCTATTTCTGCGGCGTGGAACAAAAGCGGGGCTTGAACGCCTTCTTGAGTTATACTTCGGTGTCAGTCCGGAGATTATCGAAGACGCTCCGTGCCATTTCGTAGTTCGACTTCCAATCAGTCAAAGCGCCCACCAACTCGGGCCAGATTTAGCCGACCGCCTGATAGATTCTCAGCGTCCGGCTTTTGCGTCATATCGACTGGAAATCGTGTAG